The Pseudomonadota bacterium genome has a segment encoding these proteins:
- a CDS encoding DUF2384 domain-containing protein: MIGAAEIAGVMGGKEILGREIRANYDLMALIEEGIPKKSLRTILEDLGQEKKIYEIIPEGTYKKRKNIFKLAESERVERLARVYATAIHVFNEKEAAVAFMVSPHQLFGGRSPLSISRTERGARELEEMLWQVYFGLPV; encoded by the coding sequence ATGATTGGAGCAGCAGAAATAGCAGGAGTGATGGGCGGAAAAGAAATTCTTGGACGAGAAATTAGGGCTAATTATGATTTAATGGCCTTAATCGAAGAGGGCATTCCTAAAAAATCACTTAGAACAATTTTAGAAGATTTGGGTCAAGAAAAAAAAATTTATGAAATTATTCCTGAGGGAACATACAAAAAGAGAAAAAACATATTTAAACTGGCCGAAAGTGAGCGAGTAGAACGGTTGGCGCGTGTGTATGCTACAGCGATACATGTTTTTAATGAGAAAGAAGCGGCAGTTGCATTTATGGTGTCTCCTCACCAATTGTTTGGAGGAAGATCTCCTTTAAGTATATCAAGAACAGAACGTGGGGCACGAGAGCTTGAGGAGATGCTCTGGCAAGTATATTTTGGGCTTCCAGTTTAA
- a CDS encoding RES domain-containing protein, which produces MTTLIVYRISDSRYPIFDGTGAMINGGRWNSPGNAVIYASLSFSCALLEILVRVGRGGIPKNQKYVKIEIPNTIKGEKIDSYKSGIEVRKMDILDCRTLGDIWYSKRKSAYLIVPSVVAPEDSNIIINTQHPDFHKIKVSTPLMIEWDERLFR; this is translated from the coding sequence ATGACGACTTTAATTGTCTATAGAATTTCAGATAGCCGATATCCTATCTTTGATGGAACAGGAGCAATGATTAACGGCGGCAGGTGGAATTCTCCAGGAAATGCCGTAATATATGCTTCATTATCTTTTTCTTGTGCATTGTTGGAGATTCTTGTGAGGGTTGGCCGTGGTGGTATTCCAAAGAATCAAAAATATGTAAAAATAGAGATTCCGAATACTATTAAAGGGGAAAAGATTGATTCTTATAAATCTGGTATAGAAGTACGAAAAATGGACATACTGGATTGTCGAACTCTTGGAGATATTTGGTATTCAAAAAGAAAAAGTGCTTATCTTATTGTTCCGTCAGTGGTTGCCCCAGAAGATTCCAACATTATTATAAATACACAACATCCAGATTTTCATAAAATAAAAGTCTCGACTCCTTTAATGATAGAATGGGACGAGCGATTGTTTAGATAA
- the kdsA gene encoding 3-deoxy-8-phosphooctulonate synthase translates to MIQETFTVGNITFSNKSPLTVFAGPCALESREHALHMAHSLKEITDKLKMGFVYKTSFDKANRSSGSTPRGLGLEQSLAIFEEIRSTIGCPVMTDVHSVEQCDIVAEVVDILQIPAFLCRQTDLLVAAAKTNRALNIKKGQFLAPWDMKNIVQKVKNAGNNRIFVCERGTSFGYNTLVSDMRSLPILKETTGCPVVFDATHSVQQPGGLGEKSGGERQFVPILSRAAVAVGISTIFLETHQDPDNAPSDGPNMVFLKDMASLLETLQRIDDLIKQDLKLC, encoded by the coding sequence GTGATACAAGAAACTTTTACTGTTGGAAATATAACTTTTTCTAATAAAAGCCCCTTAACAGTTTTTGCTGGACCTTGTGCCCTTGAAAGCAGAGAACATGCTCTTCATATGGCTCATTCTCTTAAAGAAATCACAGATAAGCTTAAAATGGGATTTGTTTATAAAACATCATTTGACAAAGCCAATCGTTCGAGTGGCTCGACACCAAGGGGCCTTGGACTAGAACAGTCTCTCGCTATTTTTGAAGAAATTCGTTCGACGATTGGATGTCCTGTTATGACAGATGTTCATAGTGTCGAGCAATGTGACATCGTTGCCGAAGTTGTTGATATTCTTCAAATTCCAGCTTTTTTATGTCGCCAAACAGATCTTTTAGTGGCAGCGGCAAAAACAAATCGCGCTCTTAATATCAAAAAAGGGCAATTCTTAGCACCTTGGGATATGAAAAACATCGTTCAAAAAGTTAAAAATGCCGGAAATAATCGTATTTTCGTATGCGAACGTGGCACGAGTTTTGGATATAATACACTTGTATCTGATATGCGTTCTCTTCCAATTTTAAAGGAAACCACTGGCTGTCCTGTTGTATTTGATGCAACCCATTCTGTCCAACAACCGGGTGGGCTTGGTGAAAAAAGTGGAGGAGAACGTCAGTTTGTCCCAATTCTTTCACGGGCTGCAGTTGCCGTTGGAATTAGTACAATTTTTTTAGAAACACATCAAGATCCTGATAACGCACCCAGTGATGGGCCTAATATGGTTTTCTTAAAAGACATGGCTTCTCTCTTAGAAACGCTTCAAAGAATTGATGACTTGATTAAACAAGACCTTAAACTTTGTTAA
- a CDS encoding carbonic anhydrase produces the protein MILKFIKITSLKILRIGTCLSFFLAFNLEANTCKDKENCQVEASPEINTAIAMLVKMARDNEKFINMNDANHFNAFIDQQNPRATVVMCVDSRAHVHAFDEAPDNNVFKIANLSGQYDSSSGSIKYGILYTKTPLLMVIGHDDCGAVKARTNLKQTVFDEDIKEALKGVEVLDQTSMSEKDFQDKKKKKAFKEMVHRNTLYNIHRQVDKCLGATGGKEEGNVSFRKLVENGKLIIVGAIYDIEDRGKQGHGKLRLINVWDAERARLSKGSSFIEGQAPTDRKVRKLREETKENPSLYLEEGVIEDAVSRLKKKINEARTL, from the coding sequence ATGATATTAAAGTTTATAAAAATAACATCCTTGAAAATTTTAAGGATAGGAACATGTCTTTCATTTTTCTTAGCATTTAATCTTGAGGCAAATACATGCAAAGATAAAGAAAACTGTCAGGTAGAAGCGTCACCTGAGATAAACACAGCAATTGCAATGCTTGTTAAAATGGCAAGAGATAATGAAAAGTTTATCAATATGAATGATGCAAATCATTTTAATGCATTTATTGATCAGCAAAATCCCCGTGCAACCGTTGTAATGTGTGTAGATTCACGTGCTCATGTTCATGCCTTCGATGAAGCGCCTGATAATAATGTTTTTAAAATTGCTAATTTATCAGGTCAATATGACTCAAGTAGTGGGAGTATTAAATATGGAATTCTATATACTAAAACACCTCTTCTTATGGTTATAGGACATGATGATTGCGGCGCTGTGAAAGCACGAACCAACTTAAAACAAACTGTTTTTGATGAAGATATTAAAGAAGCTCTGAAAGGTGTTGAAGTTTTGGATCAAACATCTATGTCAGAAAAGGATTTTCAAGATAAGAAGAAAAAGAAAGCCTTTAAAGAAATGGTTCATAGAAATACACTCTATAATATTCACCGCCAAGTTGATAAATGTTTAGGAGCAACCGGAGGAAAGGAAGAAGGAAATGTATCTTTTCGTAAGCTTGTTGAAAACGGTAAATTAATTATTGTTGGAGCAATTTATGATATTGAAGATAGAGGAAAGCAAGGTCACGGGAAATTGCGCCTTATTAATGTTTGGGATGCGGAGCGCGCGAGACTTTCTAAAGGCTCAAGTTTTATTGAGGGGCAGGCTCCGACTGATCGAAAAGTTCGAAAATTACGTGAGGAAACAAAAGAAAATCCTTCTCTTTATTTGGAGGAGGGGGTTATTGAAGACGCCGTTTCTCGTTTGAAGAAAAAAATTAATGAAGCAAGAACGTTATAG
- the dut gene encoding dUTP diphosphatase yields MSDLSILLEVLSHGHGLPLPEHATEESAGFDLRAAIEGTVLLEPGARFLVPCGFSMKIPKGFEGQIRSRSGLSLNHGIVVLNAPGTIDSDYYGEIKVLLANLGSIEFELTRGLRCAQMVIAPIQKCRFTVTTSLQEEGTSSKNARGISGFGSTGVD; encoded by the coding sequence ATGTCAGATTTATCAATTCTTCTTGAAGTTTTATCCCATGGGCACGGGCTTCCTCTTCCTGAACATGCAACTGAAGAAAGTGCTGGGTTTGATTTGAGAGCCGCCATTGAAGGGACTGTTCTTTTAGAGCCTGGGGCTCGGTTTTTGGTTCCTTGTGGGTTTTCTATGAAAATACCCAAAGGATTTGAAGGACAAATTCGAAGCAGATCTGGATTATCTTTAAATCACGGAATTGTTGTTTTAAATGCACCTGGAACGATAGATTCAGATTACTATGGGGAAATAAAGGTTCTTCTTGCAAATCTGGGATCAATAGAATTTGAGCTTACGAGAGGATTGAGATGTGCACAAATGGTAATTGCGCCGATTCAAAAATGTCGCTTTACCGTAACAACAAGTCTTCAAGAAGAAGGAACTTCTTCTAAAAATGCCCGGGGTATAAGTGGATTTGGGTCAACAGGCGTTGATTAA
- a CDS encoding septum formation initiator family protein codes for MLREIKDFFGNSWPYLFTGFILVYFVYHLIGGEHGLIAWRHLDAALKEHQKTLKTLKMEEDALETWVKQMKNPINPDLLEEQAGRRLNLHHSEDRILLLPQNENPQHLAL; via the coding sequence ATGTTGCGCGAGATTAAAGATTTTTTTGGAAATTCTTGGCCTTATTTATTTACAGGATTTATTCTTGTTTATTTTGTATATCATTTGATTGGAGGAGAGCACGGCCTCATTGCATGGCGTCATTTAGATGCGGCGTTAAAAGAACATCAAAAAACCCTCAAAACCCTTAAAATGGAAGAAGACGCTTTAGAGACCTGGGTAAAGCAAATGAAAAATCCTATTAATCCAGATTTACTTGAAGAACAAGCTGGAAGGCGTCTTAACCTTCATCATTCAGAAGATCGAATTCTTCTCCTTCCTCAAAATGAAAATCCCCAACATCTCGCTCTTTAA
- the eno gene encoding phosphopyruvate hydratase, whose protein sequence is MTKITDIKAREILDSRGFPTLEVEIFLDSGSCGRASIPSGSSTGTHEALELRDGDKNRFKGKGVRRALENILGIIRPALLNVPGLDQFILDQTLIDLDGTPNKSHLGANAILGVSLAYAHAASQAFGIPLFQYVGGVYANLLPLPLMNIINGGVHADNPIDIQEFMIVPWGAKTFSQALRMGSEVFHNLKEILSENGLGTNVGDEGGFAPYLKSSDEALGFILKAIERSGYKPGEDIALALDVASTELYREGRYQFKGEGKVFNTEDLIAYYENLIRQYPIISIEDGMAEDDWKGWRLLTETLGQKIQLVGDDIFVTNPTRLKQGIEHHLANSILIKPNQIGTLTETWEAIDIAKRNSYTAILSHRSGETEDTTIADLSVGFSCGQIKTGSLSRTDRISKYNQLIRIEEKLGKTARFSGKACFQRFLKPSH, encoded by the coding sequence ATGACCAAAATTACAGATATTAAGGCACGGGAAATTTTAGACAGTCGGGGATTTCCAACTCTTGAAGTAGAAATCTTTCTGGATTCAGGCTCTTGCGGCAGGGCTTCAATACCATCAGGCTCATCGACAGGAACGCATGAAGCGCTGGAACTTAGGGATGGAGATAAAAACAGATTTAAAGGAAAAGGTGTCAGACGTGCTCTTGAAAATATCTTAGGTATTATCCGCCCAGCACTTTTGAATGTTCCTGGCCTCGATCAATTTATTTTAGATCAGACACTTATAGACCTTGATGGAACACCTAATAAGTCCCATCTTGGAGCAAATGCTATCCTAGGTGTTAGCCTTGCTTATGCACATGCAGCTTCTCAGGCTTTTGGAATCCCTTTGTTTCAATATGTTGGAGGCGTCTATGCAAATCTTCTTCCTCTCCCTTTAATGAATATTATTAATGGCGGTGTCCATGCAGATAATCCTATTGATATTCAAGAATTTATGATCGTTCCCTGGGGAGCAAAAACATTTTCCCAAGCCTTACGCATGGGCTCTGAAGTTTTTCATAACTTAAAAGAAATTCTTTCTGAAAACGGACTCGGAACAAACGTTGGAGATGAAGGAGGATTTGCTCCCTATTTGAAAAGCTCCGATGAAGCTCTCGGATTTATTTTAAAAGCAATTGAGCGCTCGGGTTATAAACCCGGAGAAGATATTGCACTCGCACTTGATGTCGCTTCAACAGAACTTTACCGAGAAGGTCGTTATCAATTTAAAGGAGAAGGAAAAGTCTTTAATACAGAAGACCTCATTGCTTACTATGAAAACCTTATTCGTCAATACCCTATTATTTCAATTGAAGATGGTATGGCAGAAGATGATTGGAAAGGATGGAGACTTTTAACTGAAACTTTAGGCCAAAAAATCCAACTCGTCGGTGACGATATTTTTGTAACAAATCCTACGCGACTTAAACAGGGCATTGAACATCATTTAGCAAACTCTATTCTTATTAAGCCCAACCAGATTGGAACATTAACGGAGACTTGGGAAGCAATTGATATAGCAAAACGTAATTCTTACACAGCCATTCTCTCTCATCGTTCTGGTGAAACAGAAGATACAACTATCGCGGATCTATCTGTTGGATTTTCTTGTGGACAAATTAAAACGGGATCACTTTCCAGAACTGATCGGATTTCAAAATATAATCAACTCATACGTATTGAAGAGAAACTTGGAAAAACAGCTCGATTTTCTGGAAAAGCATGCTTCCAACGCTTCTTAAAACCTTCTCACTAA
- a CDS encoding YbhB/YbcL family Raf kinase inhibitor-like protein: protein MILTSPAFKNGEHLPRMYTCDGENISPPFSFGEIPKNTKSLVFIHDDPEAIAGNWTHWILFNLPPSLNGLEENIKKLPNGVKVGKNSWGKLEYGGACPPDKEHRYEFKLYALDCILSLENGASKEEVEQAMVGHVLEEVLLSSPYKRPFH, encoded by the coding sequence ATGATTTTAACAAGTCCCGCTTTTAAGAATGGTGAACATCTTCCACGCATGTATACTTGTGACGGCGAGAATATTTCTCCGCCTTTCTCTTTTGGAGAAATTCCGAAGAATACAAAATCTCTTGTTTTTATCCATGATGATCCTGAAGCGATTGCTGGAAACTGGACCCATTGGATACTTTTTAATCTTCCGCCTTCTTTAAATGGCCTTGAAGAGAATATAAAGAAATTGCCAAATGGCGTAAAAGTCGGAAAAAATAGTTGGGGAAAGTTAGAATATGGTGGTGCCTGTCCTCCGGATAAGGAGCATCGATATGAATTTAAGCTTTATGCTCTTGATTGTATTTTGTCCCTTGAAAATGGAGCTTCAAAAGAAGAAGTTGAGCAAGCAATGGTTGGGCATGTTCTTGAAGAAGTTCTTTTATCAAGCCCTTATAAACGTCCTTTTCATTGA
- a CDS encoding CTP synthase, producing MTRFIFITGGVVSSLGKGIAASALSALLQARGFTVRLRKFDPYLNVDPGTMSPYQHGEVFVTEDGAETDLDLGHYERFTGVDCRQSDNITTGRIYSSVIAKERRGEYLGATVQVIPHITDEIKDFIKADLDQNNPPDFLIIEIGGTVGDIESLPFLEAIRQFSNEIGKSQTLFIHLTLLPYIQTAGEIKTKPSQHSVKELLSMGIQPDILLCRSNLPIPQDARKKLALFCNVKAECVIPASDVDSIYQVPLNYHKEGFDEEVLKYFKINPKDHPLNLECWQEIDQRIHHPKASVKIAIVGKYSGFPDAYKSLLEALVHGGIANETKVSIKWINSEDLEGDALSLSDLFKETDGILVPGGFGERGAEGKIRAIEYARVQNIPFLGICFGLQMAIVEAARNLLKLEDANSTEFGPCKNPVVALLTEWEKDGAKELRTGQDNLGGTMRLGSYPCVLQKGSIISDIYGHATCINERHRHRWEVNSHYKLQLESAGIRFSGESPDGKLPEIIERSNHPFFIAVQFHPELKSRPFNPHPLFKSFIKASRTHKLNKSGDFK from the coding sequence GTGACACGTTTTATTTTTATAACTGGAGGCGTTGTTTCTTCCTTAGGAAAAGGAATTGCAGCTTCTGCTCTTTCTGCTCTTTTACAAGCACGTGGATTTACGGTAAGGCTTCGTAAATTTGATCCCTATTTAAATGTCGATCCGGGCACGATGAGCCCTTATCAACATGGAGAGGTTTTTGTAACTGAAGATGGCGCAGAAACAGATCTTGATCTTGGACATTATGAACGATTTACAGGTGTTGACTGCCGCCAAAGCGATAACATTACAACGGGACGTATTTATTCTTCTGTTATTGCAAAAGAACGCCGTGGAGAATACCTTGGAGCAACCGTACAAGTCATCCCTCACATCACAGATGAAATTAAAGACTTCATAAAAGCTGATTTAGATCAAAATAACCCCCCTGATTTTTTAATTATTGAAATTGGAGGCACGGTTGGAGATATTGAGAGCTTACCTTTTCTTGAAGCCATTCGACAATTTAGCAATGAGATTGGAAAATCTCAAACGCTTTTTATTCATTTAACACTCCTTCCTTATATTCAAACGGCCGGAGAAATTAAAACAAAACCCTCTCAACACTCTGTCAAAGAACTTTTGAGCATGGGAATTCAACCAGATATTCTTCTATGTCGATCTAATCTTCCCATTCCTCAAGACGCTCGAAAAAAATTAGCTCTCTTTTGTAATGTTAAGGCAGAATGTGTCATTCCTGCAAGCGACGTTGATTCTATTTATCAAGTTCCTCTTAATTATCACAAAGAAGGATTTGATGAAGAAGTTCTTAAATATTTCAAAATTAATCCTAAAGATCATCCCCTTAATCTTGAATGTTGGCAAGAAATTGATCAACGGATTCACCATCCAAAAGCATCCGTAAAAATTGCCATTGTAGGAAAATATTCGGGCTTTCCAGATGCTTATAAATCTCTTTTAGAAGCTCTTGTCCATGGTGGCATTGCAAATGAAACAAAAGTTTCCATTAAATGGATCAATTCTGAAGATCTTGAAGGAGATGCTTTGTCTCTTTCTGATCTGTTTAAAGAGACAGATGGTATTCTTGTCCCAGGAGGATTTGGTGAACGAGGTGCAGAAGGAAAGATAAGAGCCATTGAATATGCACGTGTCCAAAATATTCCTTTTTTGGGAATCTGTTTCGGCCTTCAAATGGCCATTGTTGAAGCTGCCCGAAATCTTTTAAAACTTGAAGATGCAAATTCGACAGAATTTGGACCTTGTAAAAATCCAGTCGTTGCACTTCTTACAGAATGGGAAAAAGATGGAGCAAAAGAATTAAGGACAGGACAAGATAATTTAGGAGGAACGATGCGTTTAGGAAGTTATCCGTGTGTTCTTCAAAAAGGGTCTATAATTTCAGATATATATGGTCATGCAACATGTATCAATGAACGCCATCGTCATCGATGGGAGGTAAATTCTCATTATAAGCTTCAACTTGAATCTGCTGGAATTCGATTTTCTGGAGAGTCTCCTGATGGGAAACTTCCTGAAATCATAGAAAGATCCAACCATCCTTTCTTTATTGCTGTTCAATTTCATCCTGAGCTAAAATCAAGACCCTTTAATCCCCATCCTCTCTTTAAGTCTTTTATAAAAGCCTCACGCACTCATAAATTAAATAAATCAGGAGATTTTAAGTGA
- a CDS encoding response regulator, producing the protein MFLKKFFYQALINVLFIESKKVSFSFFLPENVSKKDILSPHHLLVVDDDMRLRDLLFKYLQENDFVVAQAQNAEEALNLLDQIKFDLIVLDIMMPGQTGLELCDHLRDLNNTVPILFLSAQGEVNHRLEGFEKGGDDFLPKPFEPKELLLRIHSILRRGRPLVQKEINISSPKRLMFGEFLFDLETLQLTENKKRIPLTEVERKILRCLMETPKECHTRESIAQKVSLGASARSIDVQIVRLRRKIEKDPKFPRYLQTIRHKGYVFIP; encoded by the coding sequence ATGTTCTTGAAGAAGTTCTTTTATCAAGCCCTTATAAACGTCCTTTTCATTGAATCTAAAAAAGTGTCTTTTTCTTTTTTTCTTCCAGAAAATGTTTCTAAAAAAGATATCTTAAGTCCTCATCATCTTCTTGTGGTGGATGATGATATGCGTTTGAGAGATCTTCTTTTTAAATATCTTCAAGAAAATGATTTTGTTGTGGCTCAAGCACAGAATGCTGAAGAAGCCTTAAATCTGCTAGACCAAATTAAATTTGATCTTATTGTTCTAGATATTATGATGCCTGGACAAACAGGACTTGAACTTTGTGACCATCTACGAGACCTTAACAACACAGTTCCTATTCTTTTTTTAAGTGCCCAGGGTGAAGTCAATCATCGATTAGAAGGATTTGAAAAAGGGGGGGATGATTTCTTACCGAAGCCTTTTGAGCCGAAAGAATTACTTTTGCGTATACATTCTATTTTACGCCGTGGACGCCCTCTGGTACAAAAGGAAATAAATATTTCTTCTCCAAAAAGGCTGATGTTTGGAGAGTTTTTATTCGATTTAGAAACCTTGCAGTTAACTGAAAATAAAAAGAGAATTCCCTTGACTGAGGTAGAGCGAAAAATTTTAAGATGTCTTATGGAAACGCCCAAAGAATGTCATACACGTGAAAGTATTGCACAAAAGGTTTCTTTAGGAGCGAGTGCGCGGTCTATTGATGTTCAGATTGTCAGGCTAAGACGTAAAATTGAGAAAGATCCAAAATTTCCAAGATATCTTCAAACAATACGCCACAAAGGATATGTTTTTATTCCATGA
- a CDS encoding two-component sensor histidine kinase: MKFSLFSYPRKILPKSLYGRAFLIIFAPLVFVQIITTYVFLDRHLTSVTHLLAQAISSEICVATEIYQEALLKGKSLESHDLLNIFSRSERKILSTLNLKVQYVPEKQLLKNSKKMLYRYPWADEILLKNLSEKLFFPFVLLSDSENIFVNIELSKGFLEISLPYKRLMSKTTTLVLLGTFGASALFLTIALLFMRNQVRPIQKLAEAAEQLGKGQNVSGFRPQGALEVRKAGHSFLLMKERIQRQITQRTEMLAGISHDLKTPLTRMKLQLALLPESQDTHYLHEDIQEMEFMIKEYLDFVKGEGEEKPILTDVILLVENVIGDIYRTSKKVDIKLDSSIKFPLFLEVRPHALRRCFANLLENAQRYAKHVWVSMEIKQGFLLTHIEDDGPGIPESDYENVFRPFMRLEGSRNLSTGGVGLGLTITRDIARAHGGEVILSKSSYGGLKATLKLPM; this comes from the coding sequence ATGAAATTTTCTCTTTTTTCTTATCCACGTAAAATTCTACCCAAATCTCTTTATGGGCGTGCTTTTCTTATTATTTTTGCGCCTCTTGTTTTCGTTCAAATTATCACAACATATGTTTTTTTAGATCGACACTTAACGTCTGTAACGCACCTTCTCGCGCAAGCTATTTCTTCAGAAATTTGTGTTGCGACAGAAATTTACCAAGAAGCTCTTTTAAAAGGTAAATCTTTAGAGTCTCATGATCTTTTAAATATATTTTCTAGATCAGAGCGTAAAATTTTATCAACTTTAAATTTGAAAGTCCAATATGTTCCTGAAAAACAACTCTTAAAAAACTCTAAAAAAATGTTGTATCGGTATCCTTGGGCAGATGAAATTTTACTTAAAAATTTAAGTGAAAAATTATTTTTTCCTTTTGTTTTGCTCTCAGACTCTGAAAACATTTTTGTCAATATTGAGCTTTCAAAAGGATTTTTAGAAATTTCTTTACCTTATAAAAGACTTATGAGTAAAACAACGACTCTTGTTCTTCTCGGCACCTTTGGAGCTTCTGCACTTTTTTTAACAATTGCTCTGCTCTTTATGAGGAATCAAGTAAGGCCAATTCAAAAATTAGCTGAAGCAGCTGAACAATTGGGAAAAGGTCAAAACGTATCAGGATTCCGTCCGCAAGGAGCGCTTGAAGTTAGAAAAGCTGGGCATTCATTTCTTTTGATGAAGGAACGTATTCAACGACAAATTACGCAGCGAACTGAGATGTTGGCAGGAATTTCCCATGATCTTAAAACGCCTCTTACGCGTATGAAGCTACAATTAGCACTTTTGCCGGAATCTCAGGATACGCATTATTTGCATGAAGACATCCAAGAAATGGAATTTATGATTAAAGAATATCTTGACTTTGTAAAAGGTGAGGGAGAGGAAAAACCCATCTTAACGGATGTTATTCTTCTTGTAGAAAATGTTATTGGAGATATCTATCGAACATCAAAAAAAGTTGATATTAAGCTTGATTCTTCCATAAAGTTTCCTCTTTTTCTTGAGGTGAGGCCGCATGCTCTGCGCAGATGTTTTGCAAACCTTCTCGAAAACGCGCAACGGTACGCTAAGCATGTATGGGTTTCTATGGAGATTAAACAAGGCTTTTTATTAACTCATATTGAAGATGATGGCCCCGGTATACCAGAAAGTGATTATGAAAATGTATTTAGGCCTTTTATGAGATTAGAGGGATCTCGTAATTTAAGTACGGGCGGTGTTGGCTTAGGACTTACAATTACGCGTGATATTGCAAGAGCTCATGGGGGAGAAGTTATTCTTTCAAAAAGCAGTTATGGTGGATTAAAAGCAACATTAAAACTTCCCATGTAA
- a CDS encoding outer membrane protein assembly factor BamE, with the protein MRYIKRLMPLIMMSAVPFLPGCAPFSTIHGNLPDVETVSKIKKGETTKAQVLEILGPPTSIAPFDPKTWYYIGERVERVAFFDPDVKEKEVFVLVFNDEDILESFTPIDAPHDFELQPNTRKTKTLGQDPSLMQQMFGNFGKFSRQKETKK; encoded by the coding sequence ATGCGTTATATAAAAAGATTAATGCCCCTCATTATGATGAGTGCGGTTCCTTTTTTACCGGGATGTGCGCCGTTTTCGACAATTCATGGGAATTTACCAGATGTGGAAACGGTCTCAAAAATTAAAAAAGGAGAAACCACAAAGGCTCAAGTTCTTGAAATTCTTGGACCTCCAACAAGCATTGCCCCTTTTGATCCAAAAACATGGTATTATATAGGGGAGAGGGTTGAACGTGTTGCGTTTTTTGATCCTGATGTTAAAGAAAAAGAAGTCTTTGTTTTAGTGTTTAATGATGAAGATATCCTTGAAAGCTTTACACCGATTGATGCTCCTCATGATTTTGAGCTTCAGCCAAACACACGTAAAACAAAAACATTGGGCCAAGATCCAAGTCTTATGCAGCAAATGTTTGGAAATTTTGGAAAATTTAGTCGCCAAAAAGAAACTAAGAAATAA